The proteins below come from a single Pelecanus crispus isolate bPelCri1 chromosome 19, bPelCri1.pri, whole genome shotgun sequence genomic window:
- the RNF214 gene encoding RING finger protein 214 — protein MALEQAQADGPAAAPAPPRLCEPGAAAPPGSGSALSAPESPSEAAPAGPGGEAEPAAAPGQAPAAPGGEGEPGPGGAEAGGRRGGAAEEPDPEAAPARPSQNIAVQTDFKTADTDVSTDQDIEKNLDKMMSERALLKERYQEVLDKQRQVENQLQVQLKQLQQRREEEMKNHQEILKAIQDVTIKREETKKKMEKEKKEFLQKEQDLKAEIEKLCEKGRRLLKEQEEKENKIASLIAEQSDEKQLWEMELDKLKNQHNEINRNILEETERAWKAEILSLESRKELLVLKLEEAEKEAELHLTYLNCACRSAPPTLETMRPKQEWEMRLNRIRMTKESVRDQFNDHIQMVRNGTKLSSLPQIPTPTLPPPPSETDFMLTAFQPNPSLTPRLPFPIGPVPVPMVMPSADPRALSFPLLNPAISRPNQPSPPLPASQGRNSPVVASLMGTHGPHMAPAASIPPPPGLGGVNVTPEFHRPQPADKLEKLLEKLLTRFPQCNKAQLTNILQQIKTARRTMAGLTMEELNQLVAAKLAEQQERAAAGAQPLSRIRAPMFSAPLPQISTPMFLPPAQVAYPGTASHSPAACKLCLMCQKLVQPGDLHPMACSHVLHKECIKFWAQTNTNDTCPFCPSPK, from the exons aTGGCGCTGGAGCAGGCGCAGGCCgacggccccgccgccgccccggccccgccgcgcctctGCGagcccggcgccgccgcgccgcccggcag CGGCAGCGCCCTCTCCGCCCCGGAGAGCCCCAGCGAGGCGGCgccggccggccccggcggcgagGCGgagcccgcggccgcccccggccaGGCCCCGGCGGCGCCCGGCGGCGAGGGGGagcccgggcccggcggcgcggaggccggggggcggcgcggcggggcggcggaggAGCCCGACCCGGAGGCGGCCCCGGCCAGGCCCTCGCAGAACATCGCGGTGCAG ACCGACTTCAAGACGGCCGATACGGATGTCAGCACGGATCAGGACATCGAGAAGAACTTG GACAAAATGATGTCCGAGAGGGCGTTGTTGAAGGAGCGCTACCAGGAGGTGTTGGACAAACAGAGGCAAGTGGAGAATCAGCTGCAGGTGCAGCTTAAGCAGCTCCAGCAGCggagggaagaagagatgaAGAACCACCAG GAGATCCTGAAAGCCATTCAGGATGTTACGATCAAGCGGGAAGAGACAAAgaagaagatggagaaagaaaagaaagaattcttgcagaaagagcaggatctgaaagcagaaattgaGAAACTCTGTGAGAAAGGCAGAAG GTTGCtgaaagagcaggaggagaaggaaaacaagattgCTTCTCTGATCGCAGAGCAGTCCGATGAAAA gcagctgtgggaGATGGAGCTAGATAAGCTGAAGAACCAGCACAATGAAATCAACAGGAACATTCTTGAGGAGACAGAACGGGCCTGGAAAGCAGAG ATCCTGTCCCTGGAGAGCCGAAAGGAGCTGCTGGTGTTGAAActagaagaagcagaaaaagaagcgGAGCTACACCTCACCTACCTCAA TTGCGCTTGCAGGTCTGCGCCGCCCACGCTGGAGACAATGAGGCCAAAGCAGGAGTGGGAGATGAGGCTGAACAGGATACGAATGACCAAGGAAAGCGTCCGA GATCAGTTCAACGACCACATTCAGATGGTGAGAAATGGAACAAAGCTGAGCAGCCTCCCGCAGATCCCAACCCCGACGCTGCCGCCACCTCCCTCAGAA acaGATTTCATGCTGACAGCATTCCAGCCCAACCCATCCCTTACTCCCAGGCTCCCATTTCCCATCGGACCGGTTCCCGTTCCCATGGTCATGCCGAGTGCTGATCCTCGGGcgctctcctttcctctcctgaaCCCTGCGATCTCCAGGCCCAACCAGCCTTCCCCGCCGCTGCCTGCTTCCCAGGGAAGAAACAGCCCTGTCGTGGCATCGCTTATGGGCACGCACGGCCCTCACATGGCTCCCGCcgcctccatccctcctccgCCAGGCCTGGGAGGAGTTAACGTCACTCCGGAGTTTCACAGGCCGCAGCCGGCCGATaagctggaaaagctgctggAGAAGTTGTTGACTCGGTTTCCGCAGTGCAACAA GGCCCAGCTCACCAACATACTGCAGCAGATCAAGACTGCTCGGAGGACCATGGCGGGTCTGACCATGGAGGAGCTGAATCAGCTGGTGGCGGCCAAGCTGGCGGAgcagcaggagcgggcagcggccggAGCTCAG CCTCTCAGCCGAATCAGGGCCCCCATGTTCTCCGCTCCGCTGCCTCAGATCAGCACACCCATGTTCCTGCCCCCGGCCCAGGTGGCTTACCCTGGAACGGCGTCACAC AGCCCGGCTGCCTGTAAGCTGTGTCTCATGTGCCAGAAGCTCGTGCAGCCTGGCGACCTTCACCCCATGGCCTGCTCCCACGTGCTGCACAAGGAG TGCATCAAATTCTGGGCACAAACCAACACAAATGACACTTGCCCCTTTTGTCCAAGTCCCAAATGA